Proteins co-encoded in one Setaria viridis chromosome 9, Setaria_viridis_v4.0, whole genome shotgun sequence genomic window:
- the LOC117839999 gene encoding small ribosomal subunit protein eS19, which produces MAASTARTVKDVNPHEFVKAYSAHLKRSGKMELPEWVDIVKTARFKELPPYDPDWYYTRAASIARKIYLRQGIGVGGFQKIYGGRQRNGSRPPHFCKSSGAISRNILQQLQKMGIIDVDPKGGRLITSQGRRDLDQVAGRVAVEA; this is translated from the exons atgGCGGCTTCTACGGCAAGGACGGTGAAGGATGTCAACCCGCACGAGTTCGTCAAGGCCTACTCCGCCCACCTCAAGCGCTCCGGCAAG ATGGAGCTCCCTGAGTGGGTTGACATTGTGAAGACTGCGAGGTTCAAGGAGCTCCCTCCTTATGACCCTGACTGGTACTACACTAGGGCTG CCTCGATTGCAAGGAAGATCTACCTGAGGCAAGGCATTGGTGTGGGTGGCTTCCAGAAGATCTACGGTGGTCGCCAGAGGAACGGCTCCCGCCCACCGCACTTCTGCAAGAGTAGTGGTGCCATTTCACGTAACATCCTGCAGCAGTTGCAGAAGATGGGCATCATTGATGTTGATCCCAAGGG TGGGCGGCTCATCACCTCCCAGGGAAGGCGTGATCTGGACCAGGTGGCTGGAAGGGTTGCTGTCGAGGCTTAA
- the LOC117839150 gene encoding uncharacterized protein: MLFTHEKNADQFDRLSYGNLRGLDASGNSEESSFGNGCKDSSSVPPEKFGFPWLPVENCQSATLDHDKRPLSDVKPCQVACKRPKQTDHNTWLYSLEECPFTSETEISASALADELVETKQPDHIPGSNGATTCSVSSGIPCPNHEQSVGVENLQLPDWVTSFPSYFEDWGTVAGYNQVGDIDSPVHEYLPRKCVPIGPEHQADIPEWRPRVSVSVTGGSGFCADLDCSSVSTSEPVSRGYDFESAKWIRDCVIPISSCSSPVDWVGDNKADCECSDEGSVRCARQHIIEARESLKMSLGHDKFCELGLCEMGEDIAQRWTDEEEKRFQRVVFSNSGSLGKNFWDHLPLAFPDKTSKDLVSYYFNVFMLRKRAQQNRSDLLHVDSDDDELHGESSVACHEEEDSAVESPKHEHFIDNSLPIEGDHKDYGGEHITGPSFHECTSECRHLPNQMHLYSNAENIAQNVYDQDELRASFEGQHNGAHTPKGVQCAEFS, translated from the exons ATGTTGTTCACACATGAGAAGAATGCTGACCAATTTGATCGTCTTTCTTATGGTAACCTAAGGGGACTAGACGCCAGTGGAAATTCTGAGGAATCCAGTTTTGGAAATGGCTGTAAGGACAGTTCTTCAGTTCCTCCTGAGAAGTTCGGCTTTCCTTGGCTCCCTGTCGAGAATTGTCAATCTGCCACACTAGATCATGACAAGCGCCCTCTTTCTGATGTCAAACCATGCCAAGTTGCCTGCAAACGTCCAAAGCAAACAGACCACAATACCTGGTTATATTCCCTTGAGGAATGCCCTTTCACAAGTGAGACCGAGATATCTGCTTCAG ctttaGCTGATGAATTAGTTGAGACCAAACAACCAGATCACATTCCTGGAAGTAATGGTGCCACAACCTGCAGCGTTAGTTCAGGCATCCCTTGCCCTAACCACGAACAATCAGTTGGAGTAGAGAACTTACAATTGCCTGATTGGGTGACTTCTTTCCCTAGTTATTTTGAAGATTGGGGAACAGTTGCTGGATATAACCAGGTTGGGGACATTGATTCACCTGTTCATGAGTACCTCCCTAGAAAGTGTGTGCCAATTGGACCTGAGCACCAGGCTGACATTCCAGAATGGAGACCCCGAGTCTCTGTGAGTGTAACTGGTGGTTCTGGTTTTTGTGCTGATCTGGATTGCAGTTCTGTTTCTACTTCAGAACCTGTTTCCAGAGGTTATGACTTTGAGAGTGCCAAGTGGATCAGGGACTGTGTCATTCCAATATCATCCTGCTCATCACCTGTTGATTGGGTTGGAGACAACAAAGCAGATTGTGAATGCAGTGATGAAGGTTCTGTTAGGTGTGCAAGACAGCATATTATTGAAGCAAGGGAAAGTCTCAAAATGAGCTTGGGACATGACAAGTTTTGTGAGTTAGGTCTTTGTGAAATGGGAGAGGATATTGCTCAAAGGTGGACTGATGAGGAGGAGAAGCGATTTCAAAGAGTTGTTTTCTCAAATTCTGGCTCCCTGGGCAAAAACTTTTGGGACCACCTCCCACTTGCATTTCCTGATAAAACTAGCAAGGATCTTGTTAGCTACTATTTTAATGTCTTCATGCTCCGGAAGAGAGCTCAGCAGAACAGGTCAGACCTGTTGCATGTGgacagtgatgatgatgaattgCATGGTGAGTCTTCAGTAGCTTGCCATGAGGAAGAGGATTCAGCAGTGGAGTCCCCTAAACATGAACATTTCATCGACAATTCTCTGCCCATAGAGGGTGACCATAAAGATTATGGAGGAGAACATATCACAGGACCTTCTTTCCATGAGTGCACAAGCGAGTGTAGACATCTACCAAATCAGATGCATTTGTACTCAAATGCAGAGAATATCGCACAAAATGTCTACGACCAAGATGAGCTGCGAGCATCATTTGAGGGCCAACACAATGGAGCTCATACTCCTAAAGGAGTTCAGTGTGCTGAGTTCTCTTGA
- the LOC117839998 gene encoding WAT1-related protein At1g43650, giving the protein MACGSVWMMRYAPHALMVLAQVFFTLLYFVTEAAFNRGLNPYVYVTYRHLLAACVLWPFAYFYEKTLRPKMTLMLFLEIFVLSLLGGSLTLIMYFSSMKYTSPTFVTSMVNAVASITFVIAIILRMEIVNVRSLRGLAKIAGAMVSFAGVTTISLYKGAAIRSLWKAPIHMHGSGVAVAHESWVKGSLLAVASCICWSICFILQASSVKRYPAKLSLTAWISMVGGMQAAVFAAFMQRNLEDWLIGFGLKFWCIVYTGIACNGLTVFIQLWCNKKKGPVFVTMFNPLLTVMVTTLAYFIFGENLYVGSIIGGVLVILGLYMLLWGKDRDQEHKATKEQDSGLDCEKQETVISDVSSAWNDKRTKH; this is encoded by the exons ATGGCGTGTGGGTCGGTGTGGATGATGAGGTACGCGCCGCACGCTCTGATGGTGCTGGCGCAGGTGTTCTTCACACTCCTCTACTTCGTCACCGAGGCTGCCTTCAACCGGGGGCTCAACCCCTACGTCTACGTCACCTACCGCCACCTCCTTGCGGCTTGTGTCCTCTGGCCGTTCGCCTACTTCTACGAGAA GACGTTGAGGCCTAAAATGACACTCATGCTGTTTCTGGAGATATTTGTACTGTCACTTCTGGG GGGGAGCTTAACCCTGATCATGTACTTCTCGAGCATGAAGTACACATCTCCAACTTTCGTCACCTCTATGGTGAACGCCGTCGCCTCAATCACGTTTGTCATCGCCATCATCCTCAG GATGGAGATTGTAAACGTCAGGAGCCTGCGAGGACTCGCGAAAATCGCAGGGGCCATGGTGTCGTTTGCTGGGGTGACCACCATAAGCCTGTACAAAGGAGCGGCGATAAGGAGCCTCTGGAAGGCCCCTATTCACATGCACGGCAGCGGCGTTGCAGTGGCACATGAAAGCTGGGTGAAAGGATCACTGCTTGCGGTGGCTAGCTGCATATGCTGGTCAATCTGCTTCATCTTGCAG GCGTCGTCTGTAAAGAGGTACCCAGCCAAGCTCTCGCTGACGGCATGGATCTCAATGGTTGGAGGGATGCAGGCGGCGGTTTTCGCGGCGTTTATGCAGCGCAACCTGGAAGATTGGCTCATAGGCTTCGGCCTCAAGTTCTGGTGCATCGTGTACACG GGAATCGCCTGCAATGGCTTGACAGTTTTCATTCAGCTGTGGTGCAACAAGAAGAAAGGCCCCGTCTTTGTTACCATGTTCAACCCCCTCTTGACGGTCATGGTGACCACATTAGCCTACTTCATCTTTGGTGAAAATCTATACGTCGGGAG CATAATTGGAGGGGTCCTTGTGATTCTGGGCCTTTACATGTTGCTATGGGGCAAGGACAGAGATCAAGAGCACAAAGCCACCAAAGAGCAGGATTCAGGGTTGGACTGTGAGAAGCAGGAGACGGTAATAAGCGATGTTTCTTCAGCATGGAACGACAAACGGACAAAGCACTGA
- the LOC117841009 gene encoding zinc finger protein ZAT4, which yields MGDVVVLSSSATRHSCKVCRKGFPCGRSLGGHMRSHSLAEVETAVEDDAYDNGEEQQQRRGSDCVMAPGAGGYGLRENPKKTRRLSGLDGGDESGGRQDECGHGDRGELLWPRAPEVDNERCHAPGVGFVEVEEAEREQEDAMLIPAEPAAGLMPAPRRRRRSMRVPAPAPPPAFDKEPEDVALCLIMLSRDILDRRDSTATGGGYSPEKDRRRRRDYHHDADSDDASSLFQYTDIEISTKINKRKPNRSLAGDEKRGRYECPGCGRAFQSYQALGGHRASHKRINSNCCIAKAAPDQPELSVETNASFSTASLDTEYTAGITNNTAVVALKAKPPKAIKFECPICFKVFGSGQALGGHKRSHSIAGELYQHPPADGDAGIDEPEQPMIADGFLDLNLPAPGAED from the coding sequence ATGGGCGATGTGGTTGTGCTTAGTAGCAGCGCCACTCGGCACAGCTGCAAGGTGTGCCGGAAGGGCTTCCCCTGCGGCCGATCGCTCGGCGGCCACATGCGCTCGCATTCCCTGGCCGAGGTGGAGACGGCCGTGGAGGACGACGCTTATGACAAtggcgaggagcagcagcaacggCGGGGCTCGGATTGCGTGATGGCTCCGGGCGCCGGAGGCTACGGGCTGAGGGAGAACCCCAAGAAGACGCGGCGGCTCTCGGGACTCGATGGCGGCGACGAGAGCGGCGGTCGCCAGGACGAGTGCGGCCATGGCGACCGCGGCGAGCTGCTCTGGCCACGTGCTCCGGAGGTGGACAACGAGCGCTGCCATGCGCCCGGAGTTGGGTTcgtggaggtggaagaagcGGAGCGGGAGCAGGAGGACGCCATGCTGATCCCGGCTGAGCCGGCTGCCGGCCTGATgccggcgccgaggcggaggcggcgttcGATGCGCGtgccggcccccgcgccgccacctgcgTTCGACAAGGAGCCGGAGGACGTCGCGCTCTGCCTCATCATGCTGTCGCGCGACATCCTAGACCGCCGGGACTCCACGGCTACGGGGGGCGGATACTCGCCGGAGAaggacaggaggaggaggcgggacTACCACCACGACGCCGACTCCGACGACGCCTCTTCTCTCTTCCAGTACACCGACATCGAGATCAGCACCAAGATCAACAAGAGGAAGCCTAATCgcagcctcgccggcgacgagaagCGGGGCCGGTACGAGTGCCCCGGGTGCGGCAGGGCGTTCCAGTCCTACCAGGCGCTCGGCGGCCACCGCGCCAGTCACAAGCGCATCAACAGCAACTGCTGCATCGCCAAGGCCGCGCCCGATCAGCCCGAGCTAAGTGTGGAGACCAACGCATCCTTCAGCACGGCGTCGCTGGACACCGAGTACACAGCAGGCATCACGAACAACACTGCGGTGGTTGCCTTGAAAGCAAAGCCACCGAAGGCGATCAAGTTTGAGTGCCCAATCTGCTTCAAGGTATTTGGGTCAGGGCAGGCGCTCGGCGGGCACAAACGGTCGCACTCAATCGCCGGCGAGCTATACCAGCACCCACCTGCTGACGGAGACGCTGGTATTGATGAACCGGAGCAGCCTATGATCGCTGATGGGTTTCTTGATCTCAACCTGCCAGCTCCAGGAGCTGAGGATTGA
- the LOC117840916 gene encoding diacylglycerol kinase 1 translates to MSKIQGYALFGPSVVRMAWLQDRFQMHKLHWNSRSPIPSEFWIPVTAYFTVGLVGLWTFWYFFSLWRRKISLSWMKIIARSKRKNFERNHKVPTSEHVWNTESLIRAKGLKCCVCLESISPAQPLGQMMTSENMVHRCDVCGVAAHIICSPNSQKDCKCVSMFGSKHVIHQWTVLWTDVADQSEEGQYCCYCEELCSESFLGGPPIYCCMWCQRSVHIDCQSAMAAETGDICDLGPYKRLILSPLFVRTISKPGGILSSITQGANEFASTVRVHLGSRGKKVKHHKRLPSDSVQGDSNDDSSSDTTLNSNQRAKESKATGGSVQRSAENEHYSSEHYSSESDGRELISEPIRLNDETGGVKLKYALSDLPADARPLLVFINKRSGAQRGDSLKHKLHFLLNPVQVFELSSSQGPETGLILFRKVPHFRILVCGGDGTVGWVLDAIDKQNYESPPPVAILPAGTGNDLSRVLSWGGGLGAVEKQGGLRTVLHDIEHAAVTILDRWKVTFEDKKSNNVLLVKYMNNYLGIGCDAKVALDIHNLREENPEKFYSQFLNKVLYAREGAKSIIDKAFVDLPWQVRLEVDGTEIDIPEDSEGVLVTNIPSYMGGVDLWQNEDEEPENFDPQSIHDKMLEVVSITGTWHLGTLQVGLSRARRIAQGQSIKMQMFAPFPVQVDGEPWVQQPCTLKISHHGQAFMLRAAIEEPLGHAAAIITDVLEHAESSHVINASQKRALLQEMALRLA, encoded by the exons ATGTCCAAGATTCAAGGTTATGCATTGTTTGGACCATCTGTTGTGAGAATGGCCTGGTTGCAAGACCGATTCCAAATGCATAAGCTCCACTGGAACAGCAGATCCCCTATTCCATCAGAGTTCTGGATACCAGTTACAGCTTACTTCACGGTTGGTTTAGTTGGTCTTTGGACATTTTGGTACTTCTTTTCACTGTGGCGGCGCAAAATCAGTTTAAGCTGGATGAAAATAATTGCCAGATCAAAGAGAAAGAATTTTGAAAGAAACCACAAGGTTCCTACTTCTGAACATGTTTGGAATACAGAATCTTTGATTCGTGCAAAAGGGCTGAAGTGCTGTGTATGCTTGGAATCTATTTCACCAGCTCAGCCCCTTGGGCAAATGATGACTTCGGAAAATATGGTTCACCGTTGTGATGTTTGTGGTGTAGCTGCACACATAATATGCTCTCCAAATTCTCAGAAAGACTGCAAATGTGTCTCAATGTTTGGGTCCAAACATGTGATCCATCAATGGACTGTACTCTGGACAGATGTAGCTGATCAATCCGAAGAAGGCCAGTATTGTTGTTACTGTGAGGAGCTATGCAGTGAATCTTTTCTTGGAGGTCCTCCCATATATTGCTGCATGTGGTGCCAACGATCGGTCCATATTGATTGCCAGTCAGCCATGGCTGCTGAAACAGGTGACATTTGTGACCTCGGTCCATACAAACGCCTTATTCTTTCACCACTTTTTGTCCGTACCATTAGCAAACCTGGTGGCATCTTAAGTTCTATAACTCAGGGAGCAAATGAGTTTGCATCCACTGTGCGGGTACATCTTGGGAGTCGAGGTAAAAAGGTGAAGCATCACAAGAGATTGCCATCTGACTCCGTACAAGGCGACAGTAACGATGACTCATCAAGTGACACCACACTGAACTCTAACCAGAGGGCTAAGGAATCAAAAGCAACTGGGGGAAGTGTTCAAAGGAGTGCTGAGAATGAGCATTACAGCAGTGAGCATTACAGCAGTGAGAGTGATGGTAGGGAACTCATATCAGAGCCCATAAGACTCAATGATGAGACTGGTGGAGTTAAACTTAAGTACGCATTGTCTGACTTGCCTGCTGATGCCAGGCCTCTTTTAGTTTTTATCAACAAGAGAAGTGGGGCTCAGCGTGGAGATTCGCTCAAGCACAAGCTACATTTCCTTTTGAATCCAGTgcag GTTTTTGAATTGAGTTCTTCACAAGGGCCAGAAACAGGATTAATTTTGTTCAGAAAGGTACCACATTTCAGAATACTTGTGTGTGGTGGCGATGGTACTGTTGGTTGGGTTCTTGACGCGATAGATAAGCAAAATTATGAATCACCTCCACCTGTTGCAATTCTTCCAGCTGGCACTGGCAATGATCTTTCAAGAGTTTTATCATGGGGAGGTGGCCTAGGTGCTGTTGAGAAGCAAGGTGGTCTCCGCACAGTCTTACATGACATAGAGCATGCAGCAGTCACTATCCTGGATAGATGGAAGGTGACATTTGAAGATAAGAAATCAAATAATGTACTTCTAGTGAAGTACATGAACAACTATCTTG GTATTGGTTGTGATGCTAAGGTTGCACTTGACATTCATAATCTCCGTGAAGAGAATCCTGAAAAGTTTTACAGTCAG TTCTTAAATAAGGTGCTATATGCGAGGGAAGGCGCCAAGAGCATCATCGATAAGGCATTTGTGGACTTACCATGGCAAGTTCGATTAGAAGTTGATGGCACCGAGATTGATATACCAGAG GACTCAGAAGGCGTGCTTGTCACAAACATCCCAAGCTACATGGGAGGTGTTGACCTGTGGCAAAATGAGGATGAGGAGCCTGAAAACTTTGATCCGCAGTCAATCCATGACAAGATGCTCGAAGTGGTTAGCATTACCGGAACTTGGCATCTGGGAACACTCCAG GTTGGACTTTCTCGGGCACGGAGGATCGCGCAAGGCCAGTCGATCAAGATGCAGATGTTTGCTCCCTTCCCTGTTCAAGTGGATGGTGAACCCTGGGTCCAGCAGCCCTGCACGCTCAAGATATCCCATCACGGACAG GCTTTCATGTTGAGGGCGGCGATCGAAGAGCCTCTTGGTCACGCTGCTGCGATCATCACGGACGTGCTTGAGCATGCTGAATCCAGCCACGTAATCAATGCTTCCCAGAAGAGAGCCCTCCTCCAAGAAATGGCTCTAAGGCTGGCATGA